gcaTAGTTGATTTTATCCACTTCGAGAATTTAAACCCAGATTATTGGATTATCcagttaatatataaataattaaattaatttaaattaactcagattaattaaaatataataaagtagagattaaataaataaaattgagggaGAGTGATAGAGAAAGCATCTCTTAATTTCGTGGGTTCAGCAGCTATACTTCTGTACAAATCATTTAGCCGAGTATTTGACTAGCTATGTTATgatagttgttgtttttaaaagaatctAAAAGGTGTCGTCGTTTTATTGTAGCTTTAtttagtgtttaattttttacatgtcACCAcctttaacttttattttacacagttaaatctttttaagcacaaattaataattaattgcatATATTTTGAGGATGGAAAGTTTAATTGAAAGACAATGAACTTAAgtgaaaaaaatggataaaataggtggtgatttagaattttttttgaaaagttcattttaatcccctatcttttttagttattaagtGATCGgtccctttaattttaaaaaattcaaatttgatgccaaactttattttttttatttttcaatccttttttggTGGCAGGAGATAGAGAGAGGGTCGCTAGATTCTGCGatggagagagaaaattatcatTGATGACGATTCTAATCACAAAACAgttgatttttatgtcaaataatTCTATATGATGAGAGGAGTtcaaattatgtgttttttttaattcttgaaagtacctaaaaaacaaatttgagctcaagaaaattttttattttgggttttaagggtttttgttgtgtttttgaaGGTCATAAATTAGATTAACAAGGTTTTTAGAGTGTTCTCTAGATAATTTGAGGGGAGGGATTGAAAAAAAGTGTTTAGATGGTAAAAATAGGAACTCTGTTTTTCTGGTCATTACAGTGGCTGGAATCTAAAAATTACAGACGACATGTcatctgtttttttgttaaagagaTTGAGACGGACGACATATCTTCCATcccattaacttaaaaaataaaattaaaggccCGTGCATGTGCTATTTTTTGATGGGTCATGTGCTATTTGAAATGATGACAATGCCCTTAACCTTGActttaagaaaatttaattttaagggtattttgggtattttattatgtatttttttaaaattcctgAAAAGCTCCTCACATTTAAGttcaattaatttagtttttaaggaTAGTGTAGTAATTTTACTGCGCAACTAAAAAGTGAAAAGTCTTAGATACACTTGTGAATTCTGTATTGATAATTTAATCTCGTGGAAAAAACCATTTTACGCCTTAAACCAAGTTATAAGTTCTGTCTTGTCAAAGGCAAAATTGTAATTATATTGTGAGATTCcacatttaaataaaagagaGTTTACCATAAAAGtctgaacaatttttttttaattattaacaaaacacttaaaagatggtgtttttttattatcttatatatatatatatatatatatatcaattttaattttaattttaattttgtcttttaataaaaaaaatttaaggaattgagcttcatgatttgtttttgatttgctttctatgagttTATCTTAGCCTCATGATCCAAGTTacgagtttggtgggttaatCCAGTTAACTCatgttttcttcccttttttattgatttgttttttgaatttcatctttcaatattttattgattgagaattacactttatgatttattttgctttgatttattttctataaggttattatggtctcatgacTTAAGTGATAATTTTGTCGGGTTAACCCAAATATACTCAGGTCATTTttctagtctttttttttaaattgaatttatttttttaattttattttttaacattgggttgattgaaaattatgtttcataatttattttaatttgctttctgtAGAATTATTCCAACCTCATTATCCAAGTCACTGGTTTGTTTATTAGCCTGAGTTAACTCAagtaattttttcagtttgttttctatgagattatcctgCTCTCATAACTCGGGTCATGGTTTTGGCATGttacttgagttgttttttttttttgtttgctttctatgaagttattatggtctcatgacccaggtTATAAGTTTAACGTGTTAAATCGGGTTGATGTATgtcattttttgtcttttttaattggtttttttcaacttcatcctttTAACactgagttgattgagaattcgATTTTATAATCTGTttcgatttgctttttataggattatctaGATTTCATGACTTAGATCAtgaatttaacaggttaactcgggtAGTTTTTatggattcttttttaattgattttttttaacattggattaattgagaattacaCTTCAtaagttgttttgattttttttctatgaaattattatggtctcatgacTATAATTACAAATTTGTCAGGTTAATCCGAGTGATctcaattgttttaatgtgtttccatcttgacattttttaaaaaactatagttttaatttttttagtgaaatttttttttttttatcatttgtctagattgtttttgaatttattaagctGATCGGGTTAACTCCCACatgattaaagtttttttccactaaaaaaTGTTAGtaatgcattgattttttttttgtttaaaaaacttcATCTATACTAAACATATCACGAGTCAATTAACTAGTGTAAAACTAAGATCACTTTTGTATTTTGGCAAATCCTGGTTTGCCAAAGACATTTTAACATGCTTCCTGTAATTGGATTCCATATACTTGAATTACGACATCGTTTGAGCAGCAGAACAAAAGCATCATCTTAAGGCATCAAGTTTAGGATTTCAAATTCTTACCCCATGGAGAATCCTCAAGTTTTAGAACGACGATTGAATCTTTGAAATTGGGGtgaaatctatcctttttaacccattttattatatgaatattccTTAATCAATGTTAAATTTGGCTGATAGAACTCCAAGTTAATTTTTTCCCGgtaatcaaatttaatcaaaactcGAGCCAAACAATACATTCATGCATGTTTGTCattaaattggatttttttttcgtgaaaatttaatttgttttgcttaaatttattttttttagtttttaaattgttttgatatattgatattaatattaataataaaatattattttaatatatttttaaataaaaaatactttaaaaaataatttttaccgcACCTTCAATCAATATATTAAGATTTAATGTGATATATACAGAGTTTGGTAAGTCCGAAATTCTTCACAAAAAGGAACGGGCCAAATGTCCCATCTGCCACCAGACCGCGCCTTGGGTCAATTCTTGATgattaaattgatgaaaaacattTACCTACACACTAAATGCatgaaattcattaattaaagaCAAGATGGTTCTTTGCATGAGTAATTATATAACGCTAGCAACGCGAGATCTTGGAAGCGCAGCCCAAACTTAACTCATGAAGGCTTAGACCAACACGAGATCTAGCATATCGAATCCTAAACTCAATAATTAGAGAGCGATTAAatgtaagttttaaatttaaaaaaatatattaaaaaataatataaattatattttaaaattttatttaataattaaaattaatgagatGATAAGATATGTTAGATGAGCatgatttataagatttttagaCGGAAGGTAGAGATTCAAAACAGTCTGAAAAGGAAGGTGCGCAGCTTCTTGTCTCTCTCCAACCCAATAGCATTTCATCTGTGTGTGGCCTTaaaagttcaaaagatcaaGGTGTCCTTAGACGAGCTTAGAAAAGATGCAATTGGGTATGGGCTTGGAGTTCTATATACAACTCCTCAACCTAGCCTGCACCCAAAGACAGACTCTTTCCTTGGCAGCTCAGAAGTTGTCATAGGAAGGGTTGATGATGTCTCTAAAATTATGAACTTGATGGTTAGCTCTTGCAGACAACAAGTTCTTTCTGTCATTCCTATAGTGGGAATGGCCGGGCTCGGAAAGACCACCCTAGCCAAAATGGTGCTCAAAGAAGTAAAAGATAGAAAACTTTTTGATGTGATATTTTGGATCTGTGTTTCTGATAGTTTTGATGATGAAAGGATTTTAGGAGAAATGTTGCAAACTCTTGATAAAAACACTGGTGGGATAAGtaatataaatacaataatGACAAATCTTGAAAGAcagttgaaggataaaaaatttcttctcGTACTTGATGATGTGTGGAATGAAGAATATGGGAAGTGGGAGAGTTTAAGGGATCGTCTGTTAAAAGTTGTTGGGATTAATCATGGTAATGCTGTTGTTGTGACGACTCGTCTTCCATTAGTAGCATCCATAATGGAGAATCCTCCTGTGTTTAGGCATGAACTGAAACAACTGTCAAATGATGAATGTTGGTCAATTATTAGGAAAATTGTGTCTAGAAATGGAGGAGAGTCGATTCCTTCAGAATTGGAGGCTGTCGGAATCGATATTGCAAAAAAGTGTGGGGGAGTACCATTAGCTGCTAGTATTATAGGGGGAATGTTGCTTTCtgagaagaaggaaaaatggttgtccataaaaaaaaatgaagctgtTGAGAAGTTTAATCTTACTAAAAAACTTTTACCAGTGTTGAAATTAAGTTTCGATCACGTGTCTTCTGAATCTTTGCAACGATGTTTTGCTTATTGCTCTATTTTTCCGAAAGATTTTGAGATTGAAAAGGAGAAATTGATTCAGCTTTGGATGGCTGAAGGGTTGCTTGGGCCATCTCATGGAGAGATGGAAGATACAGGTGCTAGAAATTTTAATGACTTGCTTGCACGCTCGTTTTTCCAAGATTTCCAAACGGATGAGCTTGGAAACGTAATCTGTTGCAAGATGCGCGAACTTGTGCACGATCTTGCTTCGTTGGTGACAAAATCAGAGACAGTGATTTGGGAGGCTGGTTCAGCTATAGACGGTACATTTCGTGCCCGACATCTAAATCTCCTTTCTTATGACAGAGATGGACCAGCATTTCTAAAGGATGGTGCTAGAAAATTGCGTACATTATTCAGCAAGTCTTGGGAATTTAGAGGTTTGCGAAGTCTGACCTTGAATGTTGCCTAGATGACAGAGCTGCCAGATTCAATTTGCTTGCTGAAACATTTGAGGTATCTGGATGTTTCACAAACAAATATCAAAGCATTCCCGAAATCCATCACGAAGCTCCATCATTTGCAAACCTTAAGATTCCGTAGATGTTGGTTACTCGAAAAGCTTCCCAACAAAATGGAGTATTTGGCGAGCTTGAGACATATTGACTTTAGTCATACGCCAGCTGATGTTGGATGCTTAACTGGTCTTAGAACACTGCCATTCTTTGAAGTGGGTCAAGATAAGGGCCACAGAATTGAAGAGCTGGGATGCTTGAAGGAACTGGGAGGGGAGTTGGAATAGTCAATCTGGAGCATGTCAGAGACAAAAAAGAAGCTACGGGAGCAAGCCTGTTTGGAAAAGCAAAGATTAACGCATTGGTATTGGTATGGAGTTCAGAAAGAAAAAGCAGCAGCTCCAGCATCAATTACAAGGATGTGTTGGAAGGCCTCCAGCCTCACCCAGACATACGAAGCTTAGAGATTGAGAATTATCAGGGTGATGAATTCCCACCATGGCTTTTGATGCCAACACTCAATAATTTGGTGGTGCTGAAATTGGAAGGCTGCAAAAAACTTCCCACAGCAGGAAATCTTTCTCATCTTGAAATTCTTGAGATAGAAGGAATGGATGGTGTAAAGAAAATAGGTGAGGAGTTTTATAGTAGTGGTGGAAGTGGTACGGGTCCAATATTTCCAGCATTAAAAAGATTGTCTCTAGTGAATATGTGGAGTCTAGTGGAATGGATGATACCTGCTACTGTAGCTGGTGGAGTACAGGCAGCACTTCCTTGTCTCGAAGAGTTGTACATGAGTTGGAGTCCGGAGTTAAGAAGCTGTGATGCTTTGAGTCATATACCTGGCGAATTCCATGCCTCTGCGACATCTCTTAAATATTTAACCATATTGGGTTGCTCCAGTCTAACATCCATTCCAAGCCTTCAAAACTGCACAGCTCTGGAGGTATTGTCTATTTATAAGTGCTACAACGTGGTGTCTATTATTCTAGAATTGCATTCTCTTAAAAGTGTATTCATTTATCGGTGTGGAAAAGCAACTGTTCGAGTTAGCTGGCCTCTATCCCGTGCAAATGTGAAGGATTTGAAAGTCAAGGACTGCAGGAAGCCTCTCTTCTTTTATGACGATGACGATTTACATGGAGGAGAATTGTGGCCTTCTCGTCTTCAGTCACTAGTCAGTAGCTTTTGTAATTACTTCAACTCAGTTCCTAATGGTTTAAATAGAAGATTGCATTCTCTTATTCAATTAGAAATCAGCTTCTGTCAGAATTTAAGTCATATCCCGGAAGATTTCTTTTGCGGCCTCAACCAATTGAGGGTATTGAAAATTGGTAGTTTCTCAGAGGAGTTGGAGGCATTTCCTGGAATGAATTCAATCCACCACTTGGGTGGTTCccttaaaaaactaaagataTTTGGATGGAAGAACCTGAAGAGTCTACCACATCAACTTCAACACCTCACCTCCCTTGTGAAATTAAAGATCTTTTATTTTGACGGAGAGGAATTTGACGAAGCATTGCCAGACTGGTTGGCCaacctttcttctcttcaaGAGCTTACAATTTGCTATTGTAAGAATTTCAAGTATCTGCCAAGCTCAACAGCATGCAATGCTTCTCCAAATTAACACGTCTGCAAATTTGGAGGTGTCCGCTTCTTCAGCAAAATTGCTTCGAGGGCAGTGGGTCTGAGTGGCACAAGATTTCTCGTATCCTATATATCAATATAGTACGTTTGAATTTCTCAAATCTGTCCGctttcaattatatttatttttatattaaatttaattgcctcaataatttctttctttcttttccattgcattgattaatttaattgctTGCAcaacaaattttctttttaggaaaataaatagCAACTCCGCCAACTTGAATAAATAGCAAGGGAGGGAGCACAATCTTACTATCAATTTCCTCAGGTGGGTTCTTCTCTTAAACCTTTTTGGGTTTATATGAACTGtcccatcatttttttcctaattttttgtTTCGTATTTTCTgtttatctgattttttttcccttaagtTTTTGTATAAGCCCTTTTTCTATGCAAAGCTGATGATAACTGATTCCTATCTTTAAATGTGTACTTTTGTGCTTCAACTCAGCTGGATTTTCCGCGGCTTAATCTTTAGCAGAACTGGCAGATGAAGATCCggtaaaaaagagaaaaggccTCCGTGCTGCGCAGCCAGCCTCTCGCAATGACTTCTGACAGGTATTTGGTTGTTTACGTATTTCTTTGAAAATCCACTCTATGATATTGTATGTGATTATATTTCAAGGAGAAACATACTTTCTTTTTCAGTCAACCAAACAAGAGTGGTTCATTTCACTTACAATTGCAAAAGCATGATACACTTTTTCATTTACAAGGGTTTAATCATCTTCAGGTATTTGATGGGTGTCATGCGTTTGAAGATATGGATAATTTTTCTCTGTGAATTCCATTGCTAATATAACTCTCGGCCATTTCTTTCAACCACAGAATAGTTCGGAAGGTGCAGGTAGAGCAACTAATGGAAGATGGTCTTTGGATTGAGGTAAGCATATAACCAGAAATTGACTATGTCTTGAAATCCTTACAACTTCATTTTATACCTTAGTTTAATAAATCTTTGTCAAcataacaatataattttatacctTAGTTTAATAAATCTTTGTCAacataacaatataaaaagtaaCAGAgtagtttgttaaaaaaatgatattttctgTAAAATGAACCAATGATTTTTAACAAGGACTGCTAATGGGGgccattttaatataattacatGTAAATTATGCAAGATGATTTTAGATACACAGCTATGATCTTGTCAACAGAACTCTCTTATTTGATgagcttgaatttaaaaattccGTTAGAGGGTTGTTCGTCCTTCCAAGTATCTGGATCTTCGTGAACCACATCCAGTGAGCTTGTCTTGAATATGTAGTTTGGGTGGGTAAATGGGTCGTTGAGCGGTCTCAGGAGTTTGGCTGTGTTAGGATATTTGTTTTGCAGACTCATTTAACTGGTAAGATCAAAATAATAGTGAAATTATCTGTTGACTGTTTCCCTTCTATATGGCAGCGATGAAAATCAGCAAACTCACCATTACCCAAAATTTCCTTGATGGATGACAAAGGAATCAACGTGTTCCGAACCCACCATTTCTGATCTTAGAAATGTACATTCTCTATGCTGTACGatcttaagattttatctaaGCACTGAACAGAAGTGTTATGTGTGTGTCTTTGTGTTATTCAGAAGGTAGGTTTTCAGATGCTTTGAGAAACTTGGCTCGCCCGTTTCACTCTCCATTAGATGCCAGAGGCCAAGAAGTTCTGCAATCAGTGCTTAAGTGATCGAAACAAGATCGAGAGATTTGGAATCGGTTTCAGTGAGGTGTGTTTATTAAATTTCCAGCTCTTTAACATGTTTATTgattaaaaggagaaaatttgTTTTAGATTAGTTTAACAACTTTGTAATGTGATAGAATATGCATATTCTTCCCATTCTTTGCTTTCTAAATGCGATCCGTTCCTATTCCACTAGCTGATTGCATGGTGTCATGTTGGTTGCCGGTGCTTCATTACTGCGTATGGTTCCAAagcttttatttcttcaattacaGGTTATGGGTCATTTTCATAAGCTGAGGGGTGTTTCTAGTCAGACATACAGGCTTGCCTTTTGGCTTTCTATGCATAAGGAGTTCCAAAATTTCTCTTTGGAAGATGCATATGCTAACTATGGCATTCAACCCTTAGATCCCCTGCTACTGATTTCAACATATTTCAATCATCTGTCTCACCAGAGTTTCTTACCTTCTGTTTCATTTCTAAAATTGGCAAGCTTGCTTGATCTTCAATAGACATGGTTGATGAAGATTCAGTGCAAGACTCTGTAACAAAGATAAGGTCTCAGTATTATCAGTACAAGCTCTGCTCATTGAATATCTTCAAAAATTGCATCACATATAATACTGCAGGGCCCAAGTATACAGAATAAGTGATAGGGCTTGTAGCCCAGGATATATGGATCAGAAATGCCCAAAACCATCATTCCATTGTCTAGTAGGAACGACCTGAGAGGATGAGCCCAATACATCTTGTTTACAGTAACGCAAGGCAATGGCCCAATATAAGTTTTCAAGGCCAGCACAAATTAAGTTTATGGTTTCTGGCCTTTTTCATGCTATGTCCGCGcatgcaatttatttttgattaaatttgtaattagaTGAGTTAAAATATTGATGTgataaaacatataaatcatcCAGTTACGAGGGTGGATTATAAACGGAGAAAAACTAATGTTCTCCGGAAAAGATTGATCATGATTCATAAAAGATTTGTGATTCATAGAAAACTTTCAATTAAACAAATGTCATGCATAAGAAAGTGGACTTTGCATAAGTATTACAATGAAGATCTATATAATATTCATGTGAAAAAGCTAATGCCTTGTGAAGGGCATGCAGTTTCCTAATTATTTGAACTCTAATAATTGATCCTCTCGAAGAACTGTACAGCTGACCAGTTGGGTTGAAATGAAGGCTAGGAATCAAAACCTTTTGAGTTGGAAAGACAAGAAAGGATGCATTATCAAGAAACTTTTCTTTAGAAAGAGGGAGGTAATGCAGGAATGCACCATCCAATGTTTCCTTTCGGCGGCACAAGTGGGTGCCGTTTCAAAGAAAGCAATCACCAATTTTTCTTCAGAAAAAGCCATGGAAAGGAAAGCATTAAAGCATCCTTTTCTGTGAATAGAGTTCATCCCTGCTGGGTCAAAAGCTATACAGCCTATACCCACTTTGCATTGAACTAACACCCAATTCAAAAGCTATTATTTCAAAGCATTTCTCCCTTGTCATCAATGGCTACCAAAGAGAAAACATGCTGAGGTAGCCCTTTCTTTCGCAGCCGAGGAGATGATGGTTCATAGCAAGTGGGATTTTAatcttttgttatttgttttttttttatcattgaaggAAAGATAAAGACAATTGAGCTTTCATGATcaatctttatttcttttcatctgtctttttttttaaaattcacctTCATGTCctctatttcaatttttttttttttttaaaaaaacacatatatacAGACCTGTCATTTTTATAAACCCGCGTAATTGATACCTTTtaataggtatttttttttgtttgtatcagtttgttttttaattttatttaaattaataccctctttctcattttttaaattctttatttcACCTTTTTATATaacaactgttttttttaattattttgtttgtatttgataTTTCAATGATCTattctaatttatctataatttttttttatgttttatataaataaaatgtattttcattatgtgtatataaaaataaaaatcatttgttcctagtaaaaaaaataacctcttagattaaaaaaaaaagtaaactaaaaggaaaaattcTGGTTAAATATTtgtacatttatttatttttatttttactataatgattatccttttatttaagCATAAATAGCTCTTTctcggttttttattttatatattttaaaatttattttgtttaatgtaaaaagcacctttgtattttttaattaaaaaagtttacAATGAAACGTAATTGCAACATTGTcacattttacatttttattcaaaattaatttgaaattctatATGTAATGTTGCGTTGAcagcttttttaatatttattaacggatatgatttttatattattttattatatatatgcattgattttttgaatcacttttaatttttttttcttgatattaaagAACACATTATTAATAgttacatatttttttcattaaaattgacTAATTAGTTATGAAAGATGTGCCAACTTGtcactaaattaaaatttgaaaagctGGGCATCATTCTCATTTCTAGTAATAACCACACGTACATTTTCTTACATTTTAACAACACTATAAAACACTATAAAGGTTGTggctaaaatattataaaaacactattcattttaataattgcATTACCAAAACACTATTCACAcacatatattttgttttatttttctaatatgcaGTGTAACTAATTCAAGTTaatcttttatgaaaaaaattatagttaaactAGTTCGCTTCCTAGTAAGTATGATAACAAAATCCCagtctgattttttatttgtgaaaattatagtttagtttttaaattttgaaaaatagcaaATTGGTACCTGGAGCATAATTTAAGCTTTTGAACAGAATTAAGGATGAATTATGGATAAAATTTCAGTATGGTTAtaagtttatgatatttttcagCTTGGTCCTTTAAATTCAGCCagattacaatttgacccttaaaaatctaagaaaattcCAAATTCATCCCTTGCTACAATTTCAGTTTTTCAGATTggttttgatgaataattgaggtttattagttaattattatcaagttttatgaatttttcttttgaattagaATTTCAAGCAACCAtttgatttttgggtttttgaagaAGGCCAGTTTGGTCTCTAAATATATAGAGTTATGAGTTAGACCCTAATCTAAGTATATTAGATagattttatgttcttttcaagttttttttcaagtatgtatttttttgtattcaGATACTCCTGATATCCCACCCGCTGAGCATcagtaggggtgagcaaaaaaaccgataaaccgatttaaccgagaaaaccgaccaaaaattaaccgaaaaaaccgaaccgagaaaaaaaaccgattaaaccgattagaatttttagaaaaacttccggttcggttcggttttcggtTTTGTACTGTTGAAACCGGTAaacccaaaccgaaccgaaccagttctaataaaaaaaatactataaatagaaaacaatcTTTGCCTCATGCCCAGTAACCTAACCCTAGCAGTGCGGCCgccccctctctttctctcaaacACCAGAGACACGCTCAGTTGAAATCCTAACCCTAGCACCCACGATCGCCGCCTCTCCCTAGACTCTCAAACACTAGAGACACGCCAAGCATCAGCTAAAATCCTAACACTAGCACCGGCGGCCGCCCCCTCTCCTTAGAGTCTTAGACTCTCAAACACAAACAACCAGAGAAACGCCAAGCATCAGCTGAaatttgaaagttgaaaccaATCAAGCCTCTCAAGTCTCAACAATATATCAACGTGTTCCAGAACGGCAGAACCTATCTAGTTGGCCTTTCCTCTTCATCTATACAAGATCACAGACACATGGTACTTCTCTGAATCTCTATAACATTTCACATATGCATCCTGTCAACATTCTctcattgtcatttttttcagCCCCTTCTACAACAAGATCATAATTGATTAATGACCTTGTTGAATTTCTTCtggcaattttatttttattttatggttgcAGACAAGATGTTGGGTCTAAAAGACTAAAACGCACTGTACTACTGTAGATTCAAGAAGAAAGTTCGATTTTATAGCAGtaagttttaattatgttttttcctttttaattaattaattagtctatcctctattatatttattgta
The DNA window shown above is from Populus trichocarpa isolate Nisqually-1 chromosome 4, P.trichocarpa_v4.1, whole genome shotgun sequence and carries:
- the LOC18098077 gene encoding putative disease resistance protein RGA3, producing the protein MIYKIFRRKVEIQNSLKRKVRSFLSLSNPIAFHLCVALKVQKIKVSLDELRKDAIGYGLGVLYTTPQPSLHPKTDSFLGSSEVVIGRVDDVSKIMNLMVSSCRQQVLSVIPIVGMAGLGKTTLAKMVLKEVKDRKLFDVIFWICVSDSFDDERILGEMLQTLDKNTGGISNINTIMTNLERQLKDKKFLLVLDDVWNEEYGKWESLRDRLLKVVGINHGNAVVVTTRLPLVASIMENPPVFRHELKQLSNDECWSIIRKIVSRNGGESIPSELEAVGIDIAKKCGGVPLAASIIGGMLLSEKKEKWLSIKKNEAVEKFNLTKKLLPVLKLSFDHVSSESLQRCFAYCSIFPKDFEIEKEKLIQLWMAEGLLGPSHGEMEDTGARNFNDLLARSFFQDFQTDELGNVICCKMRELVHDLASLVTKSETVIWEAGSAIDGTFRARHLNLLSYDRDGPAFLKDGARKLRTLFSKSWEFRGLRSLTLNVA